AACGGCCAGAACTCCCATATTGCGCCACTTGTCATTCACTCCGCTGTCAGCATTATAGAAAATATCACTGGAAAGCACATTGCCCACAACCGCTTTCGTTCCCTGCTTTCCGGCCGCTTCTGCCGCTCTAGCCAGGAGCTCATAATCAGCAATAGGCGCAAATGTACCCGGAAGTCCATATTGGTAAGCATAATTGGAATCCGTGCAGGCCCCCATGGCGATCACCACATCCATAAGCTCTACTTTATCCTGAAGGGAACCGGCGGAACCGATGCGGATAATCTGGTCCACATCATAAAAATTGTACAGCTCATAGGAATAAATTCCCATGGACGGCATTCCCATTCCGCCTCCCATAACGGAAATTTCCTTCCCCTTATAGGTTCCGGTAAATCCAAGCATGTTCCGGACCGACGTTACCTGAACCGGATTTTCCAGATACGTTTCCGCAATATACTTTGCCCGTAAGGGATCCCCCGGCATTAAAACTGTTTTTGCTATTTCACCTTTTTTTGCCCCATTATGGGGAGTTGGTGTTATCTCCATTTGATCTCCTCCTCTTTTATGATTCTTCCTGACGTATCATTAGCCGAATGGCTTCTACGGCTGTTCGTATGGCCCCATCCGTATCATGGACGATCGGATTTTCAAGACCAAGTCTTGCCCGTTCCTGGTTCGCTAATACAAGGAATATAGAACCGACCCTCACCTTAAGCGCACTGGCTGCAACAAACAGAGCCGCGGACTCCATCTCCGAAGCCTTGCAGCCCAGCTTCATCCAGGCTTCCCATTTGTTTAACAGTTCATGGGATACTGGCTTTGTTTCCGGAGAATGCTGCCCATAAAAGGAATCCTTACACTGGACAACTCCTACATGACAGGTCTTATTAAGGGCCTTTGCCGCAGCCGCCAGGGCTCCTGTTACTTCAAAATCCGGGACTGCCGGAAACTCAATGGGCGCATACTCCCGGCTGGTTCCTTCCATGCGGATGGCTCCGTTCGCAATGACTAAATCCCCGCTTTTTACCTCCACATCCATTCCGCCGCAGGTACCGACGCGGATGAAAGTATCTGCTCCGGACATCACCAGTTCCTCCAGGGCAATGGCCGCCGAAGGACCGCCGATCCCCGTAGATGTGACGCTGACTGACTTACCGTCTAACGTACCGGTATAGGTCACGTACTCCCTGCTGTCTGCGATCAGTCTGGGATTGTCAAAATACTTTGCAATAAGAGCACAGCGCTTGGGGTCTCCGGGCAAAATGACATATCTGCCCACATCCCCTTTCCCAACCTGGATATGATACTGTTTTCCTTCTGTTTCTGAATAATTTGTCATACTTAATCCACCCTTCTCTATATCTCATTCTCATCGATTTTTTCTGCAACCACGGCCTTAATCCGCCGGTACTGCTCTTCATCGATAATAATGGTCCTTCCTTCCCTGGAAATGTACCCTTTTTCCTCCATCTGGCTGACGCACCGGTTCACGGTCTTTATGCAAAGACCGGTACTGTTTGATAAGTCTTTTCTTGCAAGCTGTATGCGGCAGGTCCCACGGTGGGATGATTTCCGGTATATCTCCATAAAGAGCAGGAACAGCCTGTCGCTTCCCTGCAAAAACAAAAACAGACGTTCCTTCCTGACCTGCTCTAAAAGATAGACCCCCATGGCCTTTACTTGTTCTAAAACCGCATGGATATCCGAAAGCATCCAGCGGCTGAACTGATCCTTGGATACACAGAGGAACCGGCAGTCCGTTTCTGTCACCAGAGTGGTCCGGTATAAGTCAAAGCCCATGAGAAATTCCATGGCTCCAAACACCTCCACCGGATAGAATCTGGTATAGTCGTAGGCGATTTCCTGAACCCGGTAATCCGTAGCCTTTACGACACCTTCCACCAGAATATATATGGTGTCCACGTTTTCATTTTCGTGAATAAAGGTGGTGCCCTTTTTTAGGTTTACTATCTTAAAGGCTTCCAGGAGCCATTTAGGCGCATTGGCCAGATAATTATTTAAGTATTCCCGCGGCTCACTGTGAAGTTCATTGATTAAAGACATGGCATCGTTCACGATCTTGCTCCTTTTCCTTTCTTTCTCTTTGATTTCATCATACCATATTTATGATCCGCCGGGAATCATTACTTGTCTCTAAACGCTTACCTTGCATCCTTTTCGTATGGCTGCCCGCTGGCTTTCGGCGCAGAGGATTTGCCCACAAACAGAATCAGGATCATAATCGTAATAAGATACGGAAGCATAGCCAGAATGGAGGAAGGAACTACAAATCTTCCCCCTCCCAGGGTAACGGTAAGGGCCTGGGCCGCTCCGAATAACAGGCAGGCGCCATAAGCTCCGTGAGGAGTCCATTTTCCAAAAATCACTGCCGCCAGTGCAATAAATCCCTGCCCGCTGATGGCGGTGGGCGTAAACTGGGGGATAATGGCCAGGGTCATGGACGCACCGCCCAGCCCGGCTAAAATGCCGGAAACCAGCACACAGATATACCTGATTTTATAAACGTTAAGTCCCATGGTATCTGCTGCCGCCGGATGCTCTCCCACTGCCCTGATATGAAGTCCCCACTTTGTTTTATAAAGAAAGAACCAGATAAAAACAGCCAGTACAAACGCGATTACAACCGTCACATCCACATTTAAATTCTGAAACGCCTTTGAGTTTAAACTTCCAAATACCTTTGGTATCTTATGAGGCACCGGCAGGGACATGGTGGCGCCGTCAAAAAGCAGGCGGCAGACAAACAGAGCCACGCCGGGGCCGATCAAATTGATGGCAATGCCGGAAATCGTCTGGTCCGCCTTGCATGTAATTGACGCAAAGGCATGAAGAAGTGCAATAACGCCTCCTGCCAGACCGGCCGCAAAAAATCCTGCCCAGGCACTTCCTGAATAATAGCCCACAGTAGCCCCTGTAACCGCTCCGATGGTCATCATTCCTTCAATACCAATGTTGGTAACGCCGGACCGCTCCGACACCACTCCACCCAATGCTGCAAATACCAAAGGAGTGGAATACATAAGTGTAATGCCCACAAATAGCATCAGACTGTTAAGCATGTTTCTTACCTCCCTTCGAAAAACGGTCCACCAGCGGCGGAATGATACGGGTCAGCGCCACAAAAAATACGATGACACCAATAACGATGTTGATAATTTCTGACGGGGCTCCCACCTCGTACTGCAAAGACTGGCCGCCATAAATCAAACCGCCAAAGAGCAGTCCCGCAAAAATACAGCCGATTGGTGAACTTGCCGCAATCAGACAAACGGATAATCCGTTAAAGCCCGTGTTTTCAAAGGCTGCCAGTGTGGCAATCCCGTGAGGAGAATTTCCGGTAATATAAAGAGATGCAGCCAGCCCGCAGATAGCTCCGGAAATAAGCATGGAGTGCAGGATATTTCGGTTTACATAAATCCCGGAAAATTCCGCTGCGCTCTTGTTGAAGCCTACCGCTCTCAGTTCAAATCCCTTAGCGGTTTTATATAGAAGGAACCAGATAAACACAGCCAGAATGACTGCAATAATAATTCCCACGTTTACATCTGTTTTCAGAATGGTGCTGCGCAGAAATTCGTTCTGTGCAAGGGCCGCCTTCCCTGCCTCCGTTGTCTTGTAATTTCCCAGAATCATCGTATAGCCGGAACGGTTGATGGGGTAGGTCCCAATGGTATCCGGCTTATGGAACCGGTTTAAGGTGCATATATAATTGGAAAAGTAAAGCGCGATCCAGTTCAGCATAATGCTGGTAAGAACCTCATGGATGCCGAACTTCGCCTTTAAGAAACCTGCAACTCCGCCATACACTGCCCCGGCTGCCACACCTGCAAGGACAACGAGAGGAACCTGGATCACCGGAGGAAAATCAAACAGAATACCGACCACAGTAGATGCCACACACCCCATAATAAACTGGCCTTCTGCTCCAATGTTGAAAAGTCCGGTCTTAAATGCAAATGCAACGCCGATTCCCGTGAGAATAATAGGCGTACTTTTGATAATTACATTGGAAATGTGTTTCGGACTGGAAAAGACTCCGTCAAATAAAACGGCTAGTGAATGAACGGGCGGATATCCCGCCGCCGCGAGTATGATCCCCGCTACGATAAATCCAAAGAAAACAGCGATCAAAGTCATTGTTAATGGTTTTTTTAATATCTTTATCACTTTATCCATGATTCTTTC
The nucleotide sequence above comes from Lacrimispora sp. BS-2. Encoded proteins:
- the deoD gene encoding purine-nucleoside phosphorylase, with the translated sequence MEITPTPHNGAKKGEIAKTVLMPGDPLRAKYIAETYLENPVQVTSVRNMLGFTGTYKGKEISVMGGGMGMPSMGIYSYELYNFYDVDQIIRIGSAGSLQDKVELMDVVIAMGACTDSNYAYQYGLPGTFAPIADYELLARAAEAAGKQGTKAVVGNVLSSDIFYNADSGVNDKWRNMGVLAVEMETAALYMNAAAAGKKALCMLTISDLVFGEEKLSAEKRQLGFGKMIEIALEL
- the udp gene encoding uridine phosphorylase is translated as MTNYSETEGKQYHIQVGKGDVGRYVILPGDPKRCALIAKYFDNPRLIADSREYVTYTGTLDGKSVSVTSTGIGGPSAAIALEELVMSGADTFIRVGTCGGMDVEVKSGDLVIANGAIRMEGTSREYAPIEFPAVPDFEVTGALAAAAKALNKTCHVGVVQCKDSFYGQHSPETKPVSHELLNKWEAWMKLGCKASEMESAALFVAASALKVRVGSIFLVLANQERARLGLENPIVHDTDGAIRTAVEAIRLMIRQEES
- a CDS encoding Crp/Fnr family transcriptional regulator → MNDAMSLINELHSEPREYLNNYLANAPKWLLEAFKIVNLKKGTTFIHENENVDTIYILVEGVVKATDYRVQEIAYDYTRFYPVEVFGAMEFLMGFDLYRTTLVTETDCRFLCVSKDQFSRWMLSDIHAVLEQVKAMGVYLLEQVRKERLFLFLQGSDRLFLLFMEIYRKSSHRGTCRIQLARKDLSNSTGLCIKTVNRCVSQMEEKGYISREGRTIIIDEEQYRRIKAVVAEKIDENEI
- a CDS encoding ABC transporter permease, whose protein sequence is MLNSLMLFVGITLMYSTPLVFAALGGVVSERSGVTNIGIEGMMTIGAVTGATVGYYSGSAWAGFFAAGLAGGVIALLHAFASITCKADQTISGIAINLIGPGVALFVCRLLFDGATMSLPVPHKIPKVFGSLNSKAFQNLNVDVTVVIAFVLAVFIWFFLYKTKWGLHIRAVGEHPAAADTMGLNVYKIRYICVLVSGILAGLGGASMTLAIIPQFTPTAISGQGFIALAAVIFGKWTPHGAYGACLLFGAAQALTVTLGGGRFVVPSSILAMLPYLITIMILILFVGKSSAPKASGQPYEKDAR
- a CDS encoding ABC transporter permease, translated to MDKVIKILKKPLTMTLIAVFFGFIVAGIILAAAGYPPVHSLAVLFDGVFSSPKHISNVIIKSTPIILTGIGVAFAFKTGLFNIGAEGQFIMGCVASTVVGILFDFPPVIQVPLVVLAGVAAGAVYGGVAGFLKAKFGIHEVLTSIMLNWIALYFSNYICTLNRFHKPDTIGTYPINRSGYTMILGNYKTTEAGKAALAQNEFLRSTILKTDVNVGIIIAVILAVFIWFLLYKTAKGFELRAVGFNKSAAEFSGIYVNRNILHSMLISGAICGLAASLYITGNSPHGIATLAAFENTGFNGLSVCLIAASSPIGCIFAGLLFGGLIYGGQSLQYEVGAPSEIINIVIGVIVFFVALTRIIPPLVDRFSKGGKKHA